Proteins encoded in a region of the Neodiprion virginianus isolate iyNeoVirg1 chromosome 2, iyNeoVirg1.1, whole genome shotgun sequence genome:
- the LOC124297091 gene encoding 26S proteasome regulatory subunit 8 codes for MTLTTKMEIDDKNIKGEGFKPYYITKIEELQLVVAEKSQNLRRLQAQRNELNAKVRMLREELQLLQEQGSYVGEVVKPMDKKKVLVKVHPEGKFVVDLDKNIDINDVTPNSRVALRNESYTLHKILPNKVDPLVSLMMVEKVPDSTYEMVGGLDKQIKEIKEVIELPVKHPELFDALGIAQPKGVLLYGPPGTGKTLLARAVAHHTECTFIRVSGSELVQKFIGEGSRMVRELFVMAREHAPSIIFMDEIDSIGSSRIESGSGGDSEVQRTMLELLNQLDGFEATKNIKVIMATNRIDILDQALLRPGRIDRKIEFPPPNEEARLDILKIHSRKMNLTRGINLRKIAELMPGASGAEVKGVCTEAGMYALRERRVHVTQEDFEMAVAKVMQKDSEKNMSIKKLWK; via the exons ATGACGCTCACAACTAAG ATGGAAATCGACGATAAGAATATTAAGGGCGAAGGCTTCAAGCCTTATTatataacaaaaattgaagaactGCAATTAGTCGTGGCTGAAAAAAGCCAGAACCTCCGACGTCTGCAGGCTCAGCGTAACGAGCTGAATGCAAAAG TGCGAATGTTGCGTGAGGAATTACAGCTTCTTCAAGAACAAGGCTCGTATGTTGGAGAAGTTGTGAAGCCGATGGacaagaaaaaagtattaGTCAAAGTCCATCCAGAAGGAAAATTTGTCGTAGATCTAGACAAGAACATAGATATTAATGACGTGACACCAAACTCTCGTGTTGCCCTGCGAAATGAAAGTTACACACTCCACAAAATTTTACCCAACAAAGTTGATCCACTGGTATCCCTTATGATGGTTGAAAAAGTCCCGGATTCTACCTATGAAATGGTTGGTGGTCTTGACAAACAAATTAAGGAGATCAAAGAGGTTATTGAACTACCTGTCAAACATCCAGAATTATTTGATGCCCTGGGAATCGCTCAGCCCAAAGGAGTGCTTCTTTACGGTCCACCAG GTACTGGCAAGACCCTATTAGCTAGAGCAGTTGCTCACCATACAGAGTGCACATTTATTCGAGTCTCTGGTTCGGAACTAGTCCAGAAATTCATTGGTGAAGGTTCCCGAATGGTTCGTGAACTCTTTGTGATGGCTAGGGAACATGCACCATCCATAATTTTCATGGATGAAATTGACTCCATTGGTAGTTCTCGAATTGAATCTGGATCTGGCGGAGACAGTGAG GTCCAAAGAACAATGTTGGAGCTTCTCAATCAATTGGATGGATTTGAAGcaacgaaaaatataaaagttaTCATGGCAACTAATCGCATTGACATTTTGGACCAGGCGTTATTACGTCCTGGTCGTATTGatcgtaaaattgaatttccccCTCCAAATGAAGAAGCTAGGCTTgatattctgaaaattcatTCCCGCAAAATGAATTTAACTCGTGGTataaatctgagaaaaattgcgGAACTCATGCCTGGTGCTTCCGGTGCAGAAGTCAAA GGTGTTTGTACTGAAGCTGGCATGTACGCTCTTCGGGAACGTCGTGTCCACGTCACTCAAGAAGATTTTGAAATGGCTGTAGCTAAGGTAATGCAAAAGGATTCCGAGAAGAATATGTCCATCAAGAAATTGTGGAAGTAA